A single genomic interval of Helianthus annuus cultivar XRQ/B chromosome 13, HanXRQr2.0-SUNRISE, whole genome shotgun sequence harbors:
- the LOC110898438 gene encoding tRNA ligase 1, whose product MSVYHCAFTSTRTLYSSSFTPSRTFRILHRRHRSNISDFHSTMPHHKKRSGKKEQKWTQKPGSDLSADAAEFRPAASAEGITNGIGRLTIVENNAQSPVVPVIQFGGIRLDELAPHGQSPVGKPKAYGTVSTTTVDDSKKTVDTAAQTVGFSKLFNSNLLEKFTVDNSTYSTAKIRATFYPKFENEKSDQEVRIRMIEMVAKGLATLEVSLKHSGSLFMYAGHEGGAYAKNSFGNVYTAVGVFVLGRIFRKAWGTEASKKQAEFNDFLEREHMSVSMELVTAVLGDHGQRPREDYVVVTAVTELGNGKPKFYSTPEIIAFCRKWRLPTNHVWLFSTRNSVTSFFAAYDALCEEGTATSVCKALDEVADVSVPGSIDHIKVQGEILEGLVARIVSHESTKEMELVLKDYPLPVDEVHQDLGPDLREICAANRSDEKHQIKALLENTGTSFCPDNVDWFGIEASDIHPRNADRSVVSKFLQANPSDYSTTKLMEMVRLMKEKRFPAAFKCYHNFRKINSMSSDNLHYKMVIHVHSDSTFRRYQKEMRSKPDLWPLYRGFFVEINLFKASKEKAAEMAKPSIDVGKNNKNSEDISGKKGLADEDANLMIKLKFLTYKLRTFLIRNGLSVLFKDGPAAYKAYYLRQMKIWNTSPGKQRQLSKMLDEWAVYIKRKCGNRQLSSSIYLSEAEPFLEQYAKRSPENQALIGCAGDLVRTEDFLAIVEGGGDEEGDLETEKILEPSSPGLDSIQKKEGLIVFFPGIPGCAKSALCKEILSASEGLEDDRPIHSLMGDLIKGRYWQKVADERRKKPYSIVLADKNAPNEEVWRQIEDMSRSTKASAVPIVPDSEGTDSNPFSLDALAVFIYRVLNRVNHPGNLDKSSPNVGYVLLMFYHLYDGKNRSEFESELIERFGSLVKMPLLKSERSPIPDSVKTVLEEGINLYRLHTNRHGRSEPSKGTYAKDWVLWEKQLREVLFRNADYLASIQVPFEIAVDQVLEQLKRIMKGEYVTPISEKRKFGTIVFAAIDVHVADVHNLLSNISENDPKVKTFIENNIVNNLQKAHITLAHKRSHGVTAVANYGRFVNQKVPVDVTALLLSDKLAALEAQPGSIDGQKITSKNEWPHLTLWTAQGIPPKEANTLPELVLQGKATRIEFNPPFTITGVLQFH is encoded by the exons ATGTCGGTATACCACTGCGCTTTCACTTCAACACGCACTCTCTATTCATCTTCCTTCACTCCTTCTAGAACCTTCCGGATCCTTCACCGTCGTCATCGCTCCAACATCTCCGATTTCCACTCCACCATGCCGCATCACAAG AAAAGAAGTGGTAAGAAAGAACAAAAGTGGACTCAGAAGCCAGGCAGTGATTTATCAGCTGATGCTGCAGAGTTTAGGCCTGCAGCTTCTGCAGAAGGTATTACTAACGGAATTGGTAGGCTCACAATTGTTGAAAACAATGCGCAGTCTCCTGTTGTTCCGGTGATACAGTTTGGGGGTATCAGATTGGATGAGTTAGCACCTCATGGACAGTCTCCGGTTGGAAAACCGAAGGCTTATGGGACGGTGTCTACTACAACAGTTGATGATTCTAAAAAAACTGTTGATACCGCGGCTCAAACTGTTGGTTTTAGTAAATTATTCAACAGCAATTTGTTGGAGAAGTTTACTGTAGATAATTCTACCTACTCCACTGCCAAAATAAGAGCAACGTTCTATCCTAAATTTGAGAATGAGAAGTCGGATCAAGAG GTTAGGATAAGGATGATTGAGATGGTTGCGAAAGGCCTTGCCACATTGGAG GTATCACTTAAACACTCTGGATCACTTTTCATGTATGCTGGTCATGAGGGTGGAGCATATGCGAAAAACAGTTTCGGGAATGT CTATACAGCTGTTGGGGTTTTTGTTCTTGGAAGAATTTTTCGAAAGGCATGGGGCACTGAAGCTAGTAAAAAGCAAGCAGAGTTCAATGACTTCCTTGAG CGTGAACACATGAGCGTATCGATGGAATTGGTGACAGCTGTTTTAGGGGACCATGGACAACGACCTCGTGAAGATTATG TTGTTGTGACTGCTGTCACTGAATTGGGCAACGGGAAACCGAAGTTCTACTCAACTCCAGAAATTATTGCATTTTGCAGAAAATGGCGGTTACCTACAAATCATGTTTGGTTGTTCTCAACAAG gaacTCAGTGACATCATTTTTTGCTGCTTATGATGCATTATGTGAGGAAGGGACAGCTACGTCTGTATGTAAAGCTCTTGATGAGGTGGCAGATGTCTCTGTGCCAG GATCAATAGACCACATAAAGGTGCAGGGGGAGATTCTGGAAGGCCTTGTTGCACGTATTGTAAGCCATGAGAGCACAAAAGAGATGGAACTGGTTTTAAAAGATTATCCTTTGCCAGTAGATGAAG TCCATCAAGATTTGGGACCGGATCTGCGGGAAATATGTGCTGCAAATAGATCTGATGAAAAACAT CAAATAAAGGCACTTTTAGAGAATACCGGCACGTCTTTTTGTCCGGACAATGTGGACTGGTTTGGAATTGAAGCTTCTGATATACATCCAAGAAATGCTGATAGATCGGTGGTTTCCAAATTTTTACAAGCAAATCCTTCTGATTATTCTACCACTAAGTTAATGGAAATGGTTCGTTTGATGAAAGAAAAGCGTTTTCCGGCAGCTTTTAAGTGCTACCATAACTTCCGGAAAATTAATTCAATGTCTAGTGATAATCTTCATTATAAGATGGTGATACATGTGCATAGTGATTCAACTTTCAGGCGGTACCAGAAAGAGATGAG GTCCAAACCAGACCTGTGGCCGTTATATCGAG GGTTTTTTGTTGAAATTAACTTGTTCAAGGCGAGTAAAGAGAAAGCTGCTGAGATGGCTAAACCTAGCATAGATGTTggaaaaaataacaaaaatagtGAAGATATATCTGGAAAAAAAGGTTTAGCTGATGAAGATGCAAATCTTATGATCAAGTTAAAATTTCTTACATACAAG TTGAGGACATTTTTAATTCGCAACGGCTTGTCAGTTCTTTTTAAAGATGGTCCAGCTGCCTACAAAGCCTACTACCTCAG GCAAATGAAAATATGGAATACATCTCCAGGGAAGCAGAGACAGCTCAGCAAGATGTTGGATGAGTG GGCAGTGTACATAAAAAGGAAATGTGGCAACCGACAGCTGTCATCATCTATATACTTGAGCGAAGCCGAGCCTTTCCTTGAACAATACGCAAAACGCAGTCCAGAGAATCAAGCTTTGATTGGATGTGCTGGTGACCTGGTTCGAACAGAAGATTTCTTGGCCATTGTTGAAGGAGGCGGAGATGAGGAAGGTGACCTTGAGACCGAGAAGATTCTAGAACCTTCTAGCCCAGGTCTTGATTCTATTCAGAAAAAGGAAGGTCTCATAGTATTCTTTCCAG GAATACCTGGTTGTGCTAAATCTGCTCTTTGTAAGGAAATACTAAGCGCTTCAGAAGGTCTTGAGGATGATCGTCCAATTCATAGTCTGATGGGTGACCTTATAAAAG GAAGATATTGGCAAAAGGTTGCTGACGAGAGGCGGAAGAAACCTTATTCTATAGTGCTTGCTGACAAGAATGCACCCAATGAAGAAGTCTGGAGGCAG ATTGAGGATATGTCCCGTAGCACTAAAGCATCTGCAGTGCCCATTGTGCCTGACTCTGAAG GAACCGACTCAAATCCATTCTCTCTTGATGCATTAGCAGTTTTCATATACCGTGTACTTAATCGAGTTAATCATCCT GGAAATCTTGATAAATCATCACCAAACGTTGGATACGTGTTGCTAATGTTCTATCACCTGTATGATGGAAAG AATCGTTCagagtttgaaagtgaattgatCGAACGTTTTGGCTCACTTGTGAAGATGCCTCTCCTGAAATCTGAAAG GAGTCCGATACCTGATTCGGTGAAGACAGTATTGGAAGAGGGAATAAACTTATACAGGCTTCATACTAATAGGCATGGAAG ATCAGAACCCAGTAAAGGGACATACGCAAAAGATTGGGTTTTGTGGGAGAAGCAACTGCGTGAGGTTTTATTTCGAAATGCTGATTATTTGGCATCCATTCAG GTTCCTTTTGAAATTGCTGTCGATCAAGTGTTAGAACAGCTAAAAAGAATAATGAAGGGAGAATATGTTACACCGATATCTGAAAAGAGGAAGTTTGGAACTATAGTTTTTGCTGCCATTGATGTTCATGTTGCTGACGTTCATAATCTCCTTTCAAAT ATATCCGAGAACGACCCGAAGGTGAAAACATTCATAGAAAACAACATAGTTAACAACCTCCAAAAGGCCCACATCACTCTTGCTCACAAGAGAAGTCATGGTGTAACCGCTGTGGCTAACTATGGTCGTTTCGTGAACCAAAAGGTGCCAGTGGATGTAACCGCACTATTATTATCAGATAAACTAGCTGCATTGGAAGCCCAGCCCGGGTCCATTGATGGTCAGAAGATAACGTCTAAAAACGAGTGGCCCCATCTCACATTATGGACCGCTCAAGGCATACCCCCTAAGGAAGCCAATACATTACCCGAGCTGGTTTTGCAAGGGAAAGCTACGCGCATTGAATTTAACCCGCCTTTCACTATTACCGGGGTTCTGCAATTCCATTGA